One segment of Paenibacillus sp. FSL R7-0337 DNA contains the following:
- a CDS encoding response regulator: MFNILVVDDEPLICKGLSSLLAASGLDIDHIYTAGSGYEALDCIRMEEIDLLVTDIQMGAMSGIELMQHAKMTKPWVQTIVISAHETFQYAQMAVRLGARDYLIKPLNSEQFLDSVRSVVLKMNRPSPELATYMDGNGDRFRLEEPLPEYSELLNSLLTETAEVLEAEEKLRKLDELRLRGPFFAVIKIKIPLLQDRPEQRYTTRDHSLLRYAALNIAKELLDQEWNSTAFYSLDQEITIIIQWDEESYEEPSTGQLSRLEVLGRSLHFNIHRYLQLSAVIGISQILKGLSFMDVLNRQASKAILWNNEHADHYVFYYGDFNWSNYAADPSPEELHTHSNLIVQKAKEYIDGNYAQKGLTIHEVAKKNHVSPNYLSYLFKKNTGYNLWEYVIKLRMEDSREMILNTDLRRYEIAERVGYESPEHFSKIFKKYFGLSPSELKK; the protein is encoded by the coding sequence GTGTTCAATATACTGGTTGTTGATGATGAGCCGCTCATTTGCAAAGGACTGAGCAGCCTGCTGGCTGCTTCCGGGCTGGATATTGACCATATCTATACGGCCGGCAGCGGGTATGAGGCACTGGATTGTATCCGTATGGAGGAGATCGATCTGCTTGTGACCGATATCCAGATGGGGGCGATGAGCGGGATTGAACTGATGCAGCATGCCAAAATGACCAAGCCCTGGGTGCAGACGATCGTCATCTCTGCGCATGAGACCTTTCAATACGCCCAGATGGCTGTCCGGCTGGGGGCGAGAGACTATCTGATCAAGCCGCTGAACAGCGAGCAGTTCCTGGATTCGGTGCGCAGTGTTGTCCTGAAGATGAATAGACCGTCGCCGGAGCTGGCTACATATATGGATGGTAATGGAGACCGCTTCCGGCTGGAGGAGCCGCTTCCCGAGTACAGCGAACTGCTGAACAGTCTGCTTACGGAGACTGCGGAGGTGCTGGAGGCAGAGGAGAAGCTGCGCAAGCTGGATGAGCTAAGGCTGCGGGGGCCGTTTTTTGCGGTGATCAAAATCAAGATCCCCCTGCTGCAAGACCGGCCTGAGCAGAGGTACACTACCCGTGATCACAGCCTGCTGCGTTACGCTGCCTTGAATATCGCCAAGGAGTTGCTGGATCAGGAGTGGAATTCCACTGCCTTCTATTCGCTGGACCAGGAAATCACCATAATCATCCAATGGGATGAGGAGAGCTACGAGGAGCCGTCCACCGGCCAGTTGAGCAGGTTGGAGGTGCTGGGACGCAGCCTGCATTTTAATATTCACCGCTATCTGCAGCTGAGTGCCGTTATCGGCATCAGCCAGATTCTGAAGGGGCTGAGCTTCATGGATGTGCTGAACCGGCAAGCCTCGAAGGCGATCCTCTGGAACAACGAGCATGCAGATCATTATGTGTTCTATTATGGAGATTTCAACTGGAGTAACTATGCCGCTGATCCGTCGCCCGAGGAGCTGCATACGCACAGTAATCTGATCGTGCAGAAGGCGAAGGAATACATTGACGGGAATTATGCCCAGAAGGGGCTAACGATCCATGAAGTAGCGAAGAAGAATCATGTCAGCCCTAATTACCTGAGCTATTTGTTCAAGAAGAATACAGGCTATAACCTGTGGGAATATGTGATTAAGCTGCGGATGGAGGACAGCCGGGAGATGATTCTGAACACCGATCTGCGCCGGTATGAGATAGCGGAGCGGGTGGGATACGAGTCGCCGGAGCATTTCAGCAAAATTTTCAAAAAATACTTTGGACTCAGTCCCAGCGAGCTGAAGAAGT